Proteins encoded within one genomic window of Ranitomeya variabilis isolate aRanVar5 chromosome 4, aRanVar5.hap1, whole genome shotgun sequence:
- the EMC1 gene encoding ER membrane protein complex subunit 1 isoform X4, which translates to MKFAAVESGQGAKKLIAATEKNVIVALNSRTGDILWRHIDKDTAEGTVDALLMYGQDAITISGGRVLRSWEVNIGGLNWEALLEPGSFQAAGFAGTQDLARYVAVLKNSALSLHYLSNGHMKWSEPLPDSGAVQYQLLHSSYKGVVHVVGIVPDDHIRILTFSVDDGSISQQVQVPTHWLHTLQGTCGIVTEGVLVCADTVTASLHTLSLVTGEKTTQHHLQALGVEAIDDITDLGVVTAPRTTMGPALAQFFLQTSPHRFLLIQYRDGILTPLRDFSHTYSVTFASTGDKTVAAVLQCKTDVKIPEVEIPTGLSCSQEAWSCPGQTYTISLYMADSGRRLLDTTMTFTLEQSCVKPDDLYLQLFLKKDDSVGYRALVQTEDSQLLFLHQPGKTLWLREESLADVITMEMVDLPLTGAQAELEGEFGKKADGLLGMVFKRLSSQLILLQSWSAHLWKMFCDARKPRSQIRNEINVDTLARDDFNLQKMMVMMTSSGKLFGIESSSGSILWKFYLPGVKPAASFKLMVQRTTAHFPHPPQCTLLVKDKETAITSIFVFNPIFGKLNQMSPPLLQRPILQSLLLPIMDHDYAKVLLLLDDQHKVIPFPSTKYVLQQLQELSSAVFFYLVDAERGILTGLRLHKDLSTEEIWEILLPPELQRITVVKGKRSNEHVHSQGRVMGDRSVLYKYLNPNLLSLITESTDTHPDRCFIGIYLIDGVTGRIIHSSVQRKAKGPVHLVHSENWMVYQYWNSKARRNELSVLELYEGTEQYNSTSFSSLDRPHLPHVLQQSYIFPSSIRAMQATITERGITSRHVLIGLPSGAILSLPKALLDPRRPEIPTEYTREENLIPYTPDIQIHAERFINYNQTVSRMRGIYTAPSGLESTCLVVAYGLDIYQTRVYPSKQFDVLKDDYDYILISSVLIGLVFATMITKRLAQVKLLNRAWR; encoded by the exons ATGAAGTTTGCTGCAGTTGAGTCCGGACAAGGAGCCAAGAAACTGATCGCTGCCACCGAGAAGAACGTGATCGTGGCCTTGAACTCTCGCACGGGCGACATCT TGTGGCGTCACATAGACAAGGACACCGCGGAGGGCACCGTGGATGCGCTGCTGATGTACGGGCAGG atgcCATCACTATTTCGGGTGGTCGTGTTTTGCGCTCTTGGGAGGTTAACATTGGGGGTCTCAATTGGGAAGCTCTTCTAGAGCCCGGCAG TTTTCAGGCGGCCGGTTTTGCTGGAACTCAGGATTTGGCACGATACGTTGCAGTGCTGAAGAACTCTGCTTTATCGCTTCACTATCTGTCCAATGGGCACATGAAGTGGTCCGAACCTCTGCCGGACAG TGGCGCCGTCCAATACCAACTGCTGCATTCATCCTACAAGGGGGTCGTTCATGTGGTGGGAATCGTCCCCGACGATCACATCCGGATCCTGACATTTAGTGTGGATGATGGATCGATCAGTCAGCAG GTTCAGGTGCCCACTCACTGGCTCCATACACTACAAGGGACGTGTGGGATCGTCACGGAGGGCGTCCTGGTCTGTGCTGACACTGTCACTGCCTCCCTCCATACCTTGTCCTTGGTGACCGGGGAGAAGACTACCCAGCATCACCTGCAG GCCCTTGGTGTGGAAGCGATTGATGACATCACTGATCTCGGTGTTGTGACCGCACCACGTACAACCATGGGACCGGCACTGGCGCAGTTCTTCCTCCAGACATCTCCACATCGCTTCTTGCTGATTCAGTATCGAGATGGGATCCTCACCCCTCTGCGAGACTTCTCTCAC ACGTATTCGGTCACTTTTGCTTCCACGGGTGACAAGACGGTGGCTGCAGTTCTGCAGTGCAAGACTGACGTG AAAATCCCAGAGGTGGAGATCCCGACCGGACTAAGCTGCTCGCAG GAGGCTTGGTCGTGTCCCGGACAGACCTATACCATCAGCCTGTACATGGCGGACAGCGGCCGGAGGCTCCTGGACACCACCATGACCTTCACGCTAGAGCAGAGCTGCGTGAAGCCTGACGAT TTGTACCTTCAGCTTTTCCTGAAGAAGGACGACTCTGTGGGTTATCGAGCATTGGTGCAGACCGAGGACAGCCAGCTCTTGTTCCTGCACCAGCCAG GGAAGACTTTGTGGCTGCGAGAGGAGTCGCTGGCCGATGTCATCACTATGGAAATGGTCGATCTGCCGCTTACCGGGGCCCAGGCTGAGCTggaaggagaatttggcaagaaagCAG ACGGTCTCCTGGGGATGGTATTCAAGCGTCTCTCCTCCCAGTTGATTTTGCTGCAGTCGTGGAGCGCTCACTTATGGAAGATGTTTTGCGACGCACGGAAACCGCGCAGCCAGATCCGCAACGAGATCAACGTGGACACGCTGGCCAGAGATGACTTCAACCTGCAgaagatgatggtgatgatgacgtCCTCCGGGAAG CTTTTTGGGATAGAGAGCAGCTCCGGCAGCATCCTGTGGAAGTTTTACCTGCCGGGAGTTAAGCCCGCCGCCTCCTTCAAGCTCATGGTGCAGAGGACGACGGCTCACTTCCCTCACCCTCCGCAGTGTACCCTGCTGGTGAAGGACAAG GAGACGGCCATCACTTCTATCTTCGTCTTTAACCCCATCTTTggaaagctgaatcagatgagcccTCCTCTCCTGCAGCGACCCATCCTCCAGTCCCTGCTGCTCCCTATAATGGACCACGACTATGCCAAAGTGCTGCTCCTGCTGGACGATCAGCACAAG GTCATCCCCTTCCCATCCACAAAGTACGTTCTGCAGCAGTTGCAGGAATTGTCGTCGGCCGTCTTCTTCTACCTGGTGGACGCTGAGCGGGGAATACTCACCGGACTTCGTCTACACAAG GATCTTTCCACAGAGGAGATTTGGGAAATCCTGCTCCCACCAGAGCTGCAGAGGATTACAGTGGTGAAGGGGAAGCGTTCCAACGAGCATGTTCACTCCCAGGGGCGCGTTATGGGCGACCGCAGTGTCCTCTACAAG TACTTGAACCCCAACTTGTTGTCGTTGATTACTGAGAGCACAGACACGCACCCCGACCGCTGCTTCATAGGAATCTACCTGATTGATGGTGTGACAGGACGTATTATCCACTCATCTGTGCAGAGGAAAGCCAAAGGTCCCGTCCACCTGGTGCACTCTGAGAACTGGATGGTG TACCAGTATTGGAACAGCAAAGCTCGCCGCAATGAGCTGAGCGTCCTGGAGCTGTACGAGGGGACCGAGCAGTATAACAGCACCAGCTTCAGCTCTCTGGACCGACCTCACCTCCCACATGTACTGCAGCAATCCTACATCTTCCCCTCATCCATCCGTGCCATGCAAGCCACCATCACCGAACGTGGCATCACCAGCCGACACGTCCTCA TCGGACTCCCATCGGGGGCGATTCTCTCCCTCCCTAAGGCTTTACTGGACCCTCGACGACCAGAAATTCCCACAGAGTATACGAG AGAAGAGAACCTGATTCCCTACACACCGGACATTCAGATCCACGCCGAGCGCTTCATAAACTACAACCAGACCGTGTCCAGAATGAGGGGGATTTACACTGCGCCATCCGGCCTGGAGTCCACCTGTCTT GTTGTGGCTTACGGACTGGACATTTACCAGACCCGCGTCTACCCCTCCAAGCAGTTTGACGTGTTGAAGGACGACTACGACTACATCCTGATCAGCAGCGTGCTCATCGGCCTGGTGTTCGCCACTATGATCACCAAGAGACTGGCGCAAGTAAAACTCCTGAACCGCGCCTGGCGCTAA